A genomic stretch from Papio anubis isolate 15944 chromosome 18, Panubis1.0, whole genome shotgun sequence includes:
- the POLR3E gene encoding DNA-directed RNA polymerase III subunit RPC5 isoform X3: MANEEDDPVVQEIDVYLAKSLAEKLYLFQYPVRPASMTYDDIPHLSAKIKPKQQKVELEMAIDTLNPNYCRSKGEQIALNVDGACADETSTYSSKLMDKQTFCSSQTTSNTSRYAAALYRQGELHLTPLHGILQLRPSFSYLDKADAKHREREAANEAGDSSQDEAEDDVKQITVRFSRPESEQARQRRVQSYEFLQKKHAEEPWVHLHYYGLRDSRSEHERQYLLCPGSSGVENTELVKSPSEYLMMLMPPSQEEEKDKPVAPSNVLSMAQLRTLPLADQIKILMKNVKVMPFANLMSLLGPSIDSVAVLRGIQKVAMLVQGNWVVKSDILYPKDSSSPHSGVPAEVLCRGRDFVMWKFTQSRWVVRKEVATVTKLCAEDVKDFLEHMAVVRINKGWEFILPYDGEFIKKHPDVVQRQHMLWTGIQAKLEKVYNLVKETMPKKPDAQSGPAGLVSGDQRIQVAKTKAQQNHALLERELQRRKEQLRAPAVPPGVRIKEEPVSEEGEEDDEQEAEEEEPMDTSPSGLHSKLANGLPPGRAAGTDSFNGHPPPGCASTPVARELRAFVEATFQRQFVLTLSELKRLFNLHLASLPPGHTLFSGISDRMLQDTVLAAGCKQILVPDPGLCHTRPGPPLDKVAWIAWESGSACNPH; the protein is encoded by the exons taCCCTGTGCGTCCAGCCTCGATGACCTACGATGACATTCCGCACCTCTCAGCCAAGATCAAGCCCAAGCAGCAGAAG GTAGAGCTTGAGATGGCCATCGACACCCTGAACCCCAACTACTGCCGCAGCAAAGGAGAGCAGATCGCGCTGAACGTGGACGGGGCCTGCGCCGACGAGACCAGCACATATTCCTC GAAGCTGATGGACAAACAGACCTTCTGCTCTTCCCAGACCACCAGTAACACATCCCGTTATGCCGCTGCACTCTACAGGCAAG GTGAGCTCCACCTGACACCTTTACATGGCATCCTGCAGCTGCGGCCCAGCTTCTCCTACCTGGATAAGGCTGACGCCAAGCACCGGGAGAGGGAGGCAGCCAATGAGG CAGGGGACTCTTCACAGGATGAGGCGGAAGATGATGTTAAGCAGATCACG GTGCGGTTCTCCCGGCCCGAGTCAGAGCAGGCCCGCCAGCGCCGTGTGCAGTCCTACGAGTTCCTGCAGAAGAAGCATGCGGAGGAGCCCTGGGTCCATCTGCATTACTATGGCCTGAGG GACAGTCGCTCTGAGCATGAGCGCCAGTACCTGCTGTGCCCCGGCTCGAGCGGAGTGGAGAACACGGAGCTCGTCAAGTCACCCAG TGAGTACCTGATGATGCTGATGCCGCCCagccaggaggaggagaa AGACAAGCCTGTGGCCCCCAGCAACGTCCTGTCCATGGCCCAGCTGCGCACGCTGCCCCTGGCTGATCAGATCAAGATCCTGATGAAGAATG TGAAGGTCATGCCTTTTGCCAACTTGATGAGCCTCCTGGGCCCCTCCATTGATTCCGTGGCTGTTCTGCGGGGCATCCAGAAGGTGGCGATGTTGGTCCAAGGGAACTGGGTGGTGAAGAG TGACATCCTATACCCCAAGGACTCGTCCAGCCCTCACAGCGGTGTGCCTGCCGAGGTGCTCTGCCGGGGCCGAGACTTCGTT ATGTGGAAGTTCACGCAGAGCCGCTGGGTGGTTAGGAAAGAGGTGGCAACGGTGACCAAA CTCTGCGCggaggatgtgaaggacttcCTGGAGCACATGGCTGTGGTGAGGATCAACAAAGGCTGGGAGTTCATTCTGCCTTACGACGGGGAGTTCATCAAGAAGCACCCAGATGTGGTCCAGCGGCAGCACATGCTGTGGACGGGTATCCAGGCCAA ACTGGAGAAAGTCTATAATCTTGTAAAGGAAACCATGCCAAAGAAGCCGGATGCACAGTCAG GGCCTGCTGGGCTGGTCTCTGGGGACCAGCGGATCCAAGTAGCCAAAACCAAGGCCCAGCAGAACCACGCGTTGCTGGAGCGGGAGCTGCAGCGGCGGAAGGAGCAGCTGCGGGCGCCTGCGGTCCCGCCCGGTGTGCGGATCAAGGAGGAGCCGGTGAGCGAGGAGGGCGAGGAGGACGACGAgcaggaggcggaggaggaggagcccaTGGACACTTCCCCCAGCGGCCTCCACAGCAAGCTGGCCAACGGGCTGCCTCCCGGGCGGGCTGCAGGCACGGACAGCTTCAATGGGCACCCGCCCCCGGGCTGCGCCAGCACCCCTGTGGCTCGGGAACTGAGGGCCTTCGTGGAGGCCACCTTTCAGAGACAGTTTGTGCTCACGCTGAGCGAACTCAAGCGCCTCTTCAACCTGCACTTGGCCAGCCTGCCCCCTGGCCACACACTCTTCAGCGGCATCTCGGACCGCATGCTGCAGGACACGGTGCTGGCCGCTGGTTGCAAGCAGATACTGGTGCCT